A stretch of Motacilla alba alba isolate MOTALB_02 chromosome 18, Motacilla_alba_V1.0_pri, whole genome shotgun sequence DNA encodes these proteins:
- the LOC119709596 gene encoding basic salivary proline-rich protein 2-like gives MGQGLYQSPEPPSHPRRAASGTPSVETPLARGSWTTGPPGTPIPSPPSRKWNSQRRDASCPGQLDHRTPRNPRRCLPSLQPRGWHKPKGQRTEEEADPGESSPRAAPGRTGGVGRSPTDLPAAPAVSSGRRGIAGTSRALPARPRFPLRSFPRPSRGRAGPGRAGRGERRQLRQRHRLRAPGHGGLCAGYGRLLLGKLPGSPRHGRLLPRHPPGHGRCFSDSPAEGSQAALTPLPPGPPRGCPSALRVTTA, from the exons ATGGGACAG GGGCTCTACCAGTCCCCGGaacccccatcccatccccgcCGAGCCGCAAGTGGAACTCCCAGCGTCGAGACGCCTCTTGCCCGGGGCAGCTGGACCACCGGACCCCCAGGaacccccatcccatccccgcCGAGCCGCAAGTGGAACTCCCAGCGTCGAGACGCCTCTTGCCCGGGGCAGCTGGACCACCGGACCCCCAGGAACCCCCGCCGCTGCCTCCCGTCGCTCCAGCCCCGCGGCTGGCACAAGCCCAAGGGCCAGCGGACGGAGGAAGAGGCGGATCCCGGGGAAAGCAgcccccgcgctgccccgggcagGACAGGGGGAGTCGGGCGCAGTCCCACCGACCTGCCAGCCGCCCCCGCTGTGTCCTCCGGCCGCCGGGGCATCGCCGGCACCTCCCGCGCCCTCCCGGCACGGCCCAGGTTTCCTCTTAGGTCATTTCCTCGCCCGAGCCGGgggagggccgggccgggccgggccgggcggggagaGCGGCGGCAGCTGCGGCAGCGCCACCGCCTGCGAGCGCCGGGGCACGGCGGGCTGTGCGCTGGGTACGGCCGGCTGCTCCTCGGGAAACTCCCGGGCTCCCCTAGGCACGGCCGGCTGCTCCCCCGACACCCTCCCGGGCACGGCCGCTGCTTTTCCGACTCTCCCGCCGAGGGATCGCAGGCAGCACTCACCCCTCTGCCCCCCGGTCCCCCGCGGGGCTGTCCCAGCGCTCTACGGGTGACAACGGCGTGA
- the SLC25A19 gene encoding mitochondrial thiamine pyrophosphate carrier isoform X1: MVGYDPEGRCVSTVEAAAAGSASGLVTRILVSPLDVLKIRFQLQIEQLSSRNPAAKYHGILQAVQRIFREEGLTAFWKGHVPAQFLSVGFGAVQFMTFESLTELMHNVTSFKARDSFVHLVCGGLAACTASVAVHPVDTLRTRFAAQGEPKIYPNLRHAVVTMYQTEGPRTFYRGLTPTLIAIFPYAGLQFFFYNILQQFSKWVIPAEAKNGASVRNLVCGSCAGVVSKSLTYPLDLVKKRLQVGGFEHARAAFGQVRTYGGFLDCVTQVMREEGPVPFTMRTSKSSLAGRALVRSCAPVVCSSTTALSWPQTHKISEEHADSCRAGWLTKFLGQSHSQDTHPELHSIIFDKK, encoded by the exons ATGGTGGGTTACGACCCCGAAGGCAGGTGCGTGTCCACGGTGGAAGCGGCTGCAGCAGGATCAGCGTCTGGCTTGGTCACTCGGATCCTTGTCAGCCCCTTGGACGTCCTCAAGATCCGCTTTCAG ctccagATCGAGCAGCTCTCCTCCAGAAACCCCGCGGCCAAGTACCATGGCATCCTGCAAGCTGTGCAGCGCATCTTCCGGGAGGAGGGCTTGACAGCCTTCTGGAAGGGTCATGTTCCTGCTCAGTTCCTTTCTGTTGGCTTCGGGGCTGTTCAG TTCATGACATTCGAGAGCCTGACGGAACTGATGCACAACGTCACCTCCTTCAAAGCCCGCGACTCCTTTGTGCACCTGGTGTGCGGGGGCCTGGCTGCCTGCACGGCCTCGGTCGCAGTCCACCCTGTGGACACGCTGCGCACCCGCTTTGCTGCCCAGGGTGAGCCAAAG ATTTACCCCAACCTTCGCCATGCAGTGGTGACCATGTACCAGACAGAAGGGCCTCGGACGTTCTACAGAGGTTTGACCCCCACACTGATTGCTATCTTCCCATACGCTGGTCTCCAGTTCTTCTTCTACAACATCCTGCAGCAGTTTTCCAAATGGGTGATTCCAGCTGAAGCAAAGAATGGAG CCAGCGTTAGAAACCTTGTctgtggcagctgtgctggagtcGTCAGCAAAAGCCTCACGTACCCTTTGGATTTGGTCAAAAAGCGACTGCAAGTGGGTGGCTTTGAGCACGCTCGGGCAGCCTTTGGGCAG GTACGGACGTATGGGGGTTTCCTGGACTGTGTGACGCAGGTCATGCGAGAGGAGGGCCCAG TGCCTTTTACCATGAGAACGTCCAAAAGCTCCTTAGCAGGCAGAGCATTGGTGAGGAGTTGTGCCCCAGTTGTTTGCAGCTCCACCACGGCACTGAGCTGGCCTCAGACGCACAAGATCAGTGAGGAACATGCTgattcctgcagagctggctggctCACCAAGTTCCTAGGACAGTCCCACTCTCAGGATACTCatccagagctgcacagcatcATTTTTGACAAGAAATGA
- the SLC25A19 gene encoding mitochondrial thiamine pyrophosphate carrier isoform X3, with protein sequence MVGYDPEGRCVSTVEAAAAGSASGLVTRILVSPLDVLKIRFQLQIEQLSSRNPAAKYHGILQAVQRIFREEGLTAFWKGHVPAQFLSVGFGAVQFMTFESLTELMHNVTSFKARDSFVHLVCGGLAACTASVAVHPVDTLRTRFAAQGEPKIYPNLRHAVVTMYQTEGPRTFYRGLTPTLIAIFPYAGLQFFFYNILQQFSKWVIPAEAKNGASVRNLVCGSCAGVVSKSLTYPLDLVKKRLQVGGFEHARAAFGQCLLP encoded by the exons ATGGTGGGTTACGACCCCGAAGGCAGGTGCGTGTCCACGGTGGAAGCGGCTGCAGCAGGATCAGCGTCTGGCTTGGTCACTCGGATCCTTGTCAGCCCCTTGGACGTCCTCAAGATCCGCTTTCAG ctccagATCGAGCAGCTCTCCTCCAGAAACCCCGCGGCCAAGTACCATGGCATCCTGCAAGCTGTGCAGCGCATCTTCCGGGAGGAGGGCTTGACAGCCTTCTGGAAGGGTCATGTTCCTGCTCAGTTCCTTTCTGTTGGCTTCGGGGCTGTTCAG TTCATGACATTCGAGAGCCTGACGGAACTGATGCACAACGTCACCTCCTTCAAAGCCCGCGACTCCTTTGTGCACCTGGTGTGCGGGGGCCTGGCTGCCTGCACGGCCTCGGTCGCAGTCCACCCTGTGGACACGCTGCGCACCCGCTTTGCTGCCCAGGGTGAGCCAAAG ATTTACCCCAACCTTCGCCATGCAGTGGTGACCATGTACCAGACAGAAGGGCCTCGGACGTTCTACAGAGGTTTGACCCCCACACTGATTGCTATCTTCCCATACGCTGGTCTCCAGTTCTTCTTCTACAACATCCTGCAGCAGTTTTCCAAATGGGTGATTCCAGCTGAAGCAAAGAATGGAG CCAGCGTTAGAAACCTTGTctgtggcagctgtgctggagtcGTCAGCAAAAGCCTCACGTACCCTTTGGATTTGGTCAAAAAGCGACTGCAAGTGGGTGGCTTTGAGCACGCTCGGGCAGCCTTTGGGCAG TGCCTTTTACCATGA
- the SLC25A19 gene encoding mitochondrial thiamine pyrophosphate carrier isoform X2, with protein MVGYDPEGRCVSTVEAAAAGSASGLVTRILVSPLDVLKIRFQLQIEQLSSRNPAAKYHGILQAVQRIFREEGLTAFWKGHVPAQFLSVGFGAVQFMTFESLTELMHNVTSFKARDSFVHLVCGGLAACTASVAVHPVDTLRTRFAAQGEPKIYPNLRHAVVTMYQTEGPRTFYRGLTPTLIAIFPYAGLQFFFYNILQQFSKWVIPAEAKNGASVRNLVCGSCAGVVSKSLTYPLDLVKKRLQVGGFEHARAAFGQVRTYGGFLDCVTQVMREEGPGGFFKGLSPSLLKAAFSSGLIFFWYELFCGLLCALKSPESTKRKAG; from the exons ATGGTGGGTTACGACCCCGAAGGCAGGTGCGTGTCCACGGTGGAAGCGGCTGCAGCAGGATCAGCGTCTGGCTTGGTCACTCGGATCCTTGTCAGCCCCTTGGACGTCCTCAAGATCCGCTTTCAG ctccagATCGAGCAGCTCTCCTCCAGAAACCCCGCGGCCAAGTACCATGGCATCCTGCAAGCTGTGCAGCGCATCTTCCGGGAGGAGGGCTTGACAGCCTTCTGGAAGGGTCATGTTCCTGCTCAGTTCCTTTCTGTTGGCTTCGGGGCTGTTCAG TTCATGACATTCGAGAGCCTGACGGAACTGATGCACAACGTCACCTCCTTCAAAGCCCGCGACTCCTTTGTGCACCTGGTGTGCGGGGGCCTGGCTGCCTGCACGGCCTCGGTCGCAGTCCACCCTGTGGACACGCTGCGCACCCGCTTTGCTGCCCAGGGTGAGCCAAAG ATTTACCCCAACCTTCGCCATGCAGTGGTGACCATGTACCAGACAGAAGGGCCTCGGACGTTCTACAGAGGTTTGACCCCCACACTGATTGCTATCTTCCCATACGCTGGTCTCCAGTTCTTCTTCTACAACATCCTGCAGCAGTTTTCCAAATGGGTGATTCCAGCTGAAGCAAAGAATGGAG CCAGCGTTAGAAACCTTGTctgtggcagctgtgctggagtcGTCAGCAAAAGCCTCACGTACCCTTTGGATTTGGTCAAAAAGCGACTGCAAGTGGGTGGCTTTGAGCACGCTCGGGCAGCCTTTGGGCAG GTACGGACGTATGGGGGTTTCCTGGACTGTGTGACGCAGGTCATGCGAGAGGAGGGCCCAGGTGGGTTCTTCAAGGGCCTCTCTCCCAGCTTGTTGAAGGCTGCCTTCTCCTCCGGCCTCATCTTCTTTTGGTACGAGCTGTTCTGTGGCCTCCTGTGCGCCCTGAAGAGCCCTGAGAGCACGAAGAGGAAGGCAGGCTGA